GAATCTGCGAATAAAGCTGATTTTCCTGATATGGGCCATTTGTTCCTGTACTACCCAAATTTGTGATGAATACTCTATGATTCTCTTGACTAAGGCTGATACTGAACACGTTCTAGAGCGAAGAAGGCAGATCCCCAGAACGAATACAATTTAGCAATACTGTTCCCGAAACTTCGATAGTGAaggataaattacaaaatttgatacattGGTTTTATTGTTGTACTTCAAGACCAAAGCTCCAGTCCAATCAAATGTGCTCGAAAGAAACGAAGTATTAAGGTTCAAGCGAATCAAGAGAATGTTATTTCTTAGGtatactgattgtattgtatcactgaacgaaggcaaatgtccggaaaacatTCTGTTTCCTCCTTATCTTCAATTAGTATTCTTTAGACCTGAGTATAAGATACCCTTAGATTCTGTTTCACATGTTTACAGCTCCTCGTGGAACGATCAGCggattgttgttatatttttcctGTCTTCAGAAAAAaccgtgtcccaaaaaaaactgaacaactttaaagcctaataaaatccgcaaagttaaatttagattattataagcatgaccacatgaaggtagagtttataaagtttttttttaatgttagttgtaaagatcagctgtttcattgttgtttgctcaaactgcttaaccccaaaacataacctacaataaagcagtcactatgaatgcacaggagaaagcgcagtgtgttgagtggtacattgaaaccaaatcagatattgtagtgcaaagaaggtttagaacacgctatggtcgccatccaccatcaaggaacagcattcgagcctggtatgataagttcatgttaactggcagcataaaacattcaaaaaacaatggtaggcctaaactgccaaatgaagctattgagaacgtgcaacaaacatttctacggagtcctcaaaaatctattcgcactgcagcacgtgagttaaatttatcaaaatccagtgttcaaagaattttaaagaaaaatttgaaaatgaaaccttataagctgcaaattttgcagcaaattactccagatgacaaacttaaacgtaaacactttgcagttactgtgcttgatcgtttaactgctgatgagaactttctaaagaaggtagtgttttctgatgaggccacgttccatgtatgtggaaaagtgaataaacataacgtgcgtatttggggtacagaaagaccatatcaagttcgggaacatgttcgagacagtcccaagttaaatgtgtggtgtgctatttcctatgacagacttattggcccgtttttcttcaatgaaaaaacaattaatggtaacatttatctagacatgctagaaaactacgcttacccacagctagaagacctacagcccaacgttttttttcaacaagatggtgcccctccgcactggaacttatttgtaagagaatcacttgatgacactttccctcgtcggtggattgggcgcggtggttccatagcctggcccccacggtccccagacataacaccatgtgattttttttgtctggggatttgtaaaagaccaggttttcaagtctaaagtgttaaacattcaagaattgagactaaggattatcacggccttttccaaaattaatgaggaaatgcgtcatcgagtgtgggcagagttagatagccgaatcgactatctttttgccaacaatggaaaccatgttgaggttcacaaataaaggttgtacccaaaataacttaagattatgcgtgttactttaaatcaaaaaattcttttatatgtgtgttattaaaataattacaatctaataaagttgttcagttttttttgggacacggtgtattatataatatattatataatatatggaTGTAACCagaattcaataaattattttttattgaaccgAACACCGATAGCaccattaataaaactttttatcgCCGATTTTATCACCCACCTTCATTTATTAGGGTTTATATTTgacttttcttttattaataaactattttaggaCTACATTTTACATATTCTGGTTCATTCTGGTTTATACAAACATAATGCACATAAACtactactatattttattattctacaaatcttttaaaatagtcATTTTATATTTCACAGCTGGCTTTGTAAGTCATCACtctaaatactatttttagaGTGTATCTTAAGCCACGAAGAGACATAAAAAGTCAGTTAATTTAGGAACCACCTATAAAGTGAGGCTTAGTATAAGGTTTACGAGGGGTTTCATAATATTTACCTAAGACGTCCTAATCCCTCAGTTAAACGGGGTCCTAGTTAGCTGCTAGTTTCAGGGATCAGAGACCGCAACCGTTAACGTCACAACGAGCGTCAGGTGTTTATCTGAAGACCAAGTTCAGTCCGTTATCAACAGACTGGGGACGACAGCTGATTGTAAATATCGCTCCGGAGACACAAGAACAACAAGAGTTCGTAAATTTGGTCCAGTTGTTCTAAGTCGTTAGTTTTACCAATTACACATGTCATTTACATTCgtacatttacattaacttttgaatgTGCTCAATGATTGATTAACGATCTAATTTGAAAAATACCTGGTCAAACGGAGTCTCAGTGTACGTTTGATAAAATCTCTTTCAATACAATTTCTACCCAcgcattatgaaaataaaacattatgaaatttCTAACCGTGTCACTACTGAAataagaaatgaaatttaatgtacATACGTGGTTTGGATAAGGAACATAAACTTTGCTAGTATCCTTCTCCTCGTCTGATTAAAGTAGTTTCAAATTATACATTGCTCTGAGATAAACCCTTGAGAGCAACATTCTTTTTTGTACGAGTATTACGCTTTCCttacttaactctaaatgtgttaAGTATAAATACTGGATTAAgacacaaacaataaaatatcaatgaaagATTTGGATGTCCAGTTTTAcacaaactttttatattataagagtaaaaaataattttgtattaaaagactGATTTTTGGTGCGGGATGAATATTTTCAGTCTAGTATTCAATATTCTGTTCTTAATATTCCTAAAGGAAGTTTGATTGTACATCTTCAACCGTGTAAGTAGAgttttttctcaattttaataaaaacattaaggATTTATTAGCAGtcttatttaaatacaattattatttcgtagtttataaaaatttttatgtttataacataaacaagaaaaaggtaaaacaaacagaaaaagaaaaaatgtactgACCTCTTATGAAAAAGCTGTATAGAATGGACAGATATTTAGTTTAAAAGGAAAAAGATTAAGCAAGGAATTGAACTGCCGTCAATCAGTTATTAATCGTCGAAACTGTTCATaagagttaatatttatattatatattttttattctgtaagAAGGTTAATGTATCAGGAAAAATAACATAATCATACTATTATGGGTACAAGATAATGTATTTACTTACAAACATTTAACAACAGGTTTCTTTTTGCAGTCCTTTTTACTCTTAGGACCTTTTGATTTTTTCGGATCTGGCTTTCCTGAATTTCCTCCCTTTTTAGAATCCTTCTTTTTAGAATCTTTCTTTTTAGCATCTGTCTTTTCAGACTGATCTTCTTTTGCATCAGGTTTCTTAGGCTTGTCCTTTTTAGTATCTGTTTTTTCAGAATCACCCTTTTTTAAAATCTGATTTCGTAGAAGTCACCTTTTTTAGAACCGGTCTTTTTTGTAGATTCTTTTTTAGGTTCTAGACTTTTTGGCTTTTCCTTTTTAGACTCCTTTTCTTTTACAACTTCTTTAGCTTCcgactttttagtttttttacacttttctaaTGCTTTCTTAATACACTCACATGGATCATTTTTCTTATCAGCGTGTTCACTCTTTCCGCTTTCCTTATCACTTTTTCCTCCTTTATCTTTCCCTTTTCCAGTTTTGTCCGAATCTCTTTTAAAGTTTTTGCATGGCTGTTCTTTCTCGAGGTCTTCCTCACGTGGAGCGAACTTCGACTTCTCGACATTACAACATCTGACATGTTCACTCACCTTTGGCTTAACTTTATCTCCTTTCTCTTTGAATGAGCTGCGGGAGCATGGCTTTTCAACTGGTCTTCCACCTCCTTTTTTGCTCGCTGTAGATTTCGCTATAGCTTCTTTCACGCAGTCACACATCTCACTGGCGGCTTTGATTTGCGTTTCCTCATTATCCGAGAGATCCGATATTTCTGCATCTGAACATTCCTTTTCAGCGGCCTTGACATATTCCTCTTCAGAACTTTCAAAACCTTCAGATTTATCTGAATCTTTGATATCAAGTGCTTTACATGCATTTGTTGTCTCATcgctttcttttttatttttctttataacgTCTTTCTCTTTCTTTTGTTGGTTTCCTTCACACATCTTAGTTTTACTCTTTTGCTTATCAACCTTTCCTTCCTTTTTACTGCAAAATTTACCCTTTTTCTTTCCATCATTACCCTTGCT
The Homalodisca vitripennis isolate AUS2020 chromosome 1, UT_GWSS_2.1, whole genome shotgun sequence DNA segment above includes these coding regions:
- the LOC124361360 gene encoding cylicin-2-like, which produces MLATIRLARRVRPSSLILYGSRLPPASPPLALPSLHHPALYSNRPKKSKTQICTGSTSQRERSRSKSSSKGNDGKKKGKFCSKKEGKVDKQKSKTKMCEGNQQKKEKDVIKKNKKESDETTNACKALDIKDSDKSEGFESSEEEYVKAAEKECSDAEISDLSDNEETQIKAASEMCDCVKEAIAKSTASKKGGGRPVEKPCSRSSFKEKGDKVKPKVSEHVRCCNVEKSKFAPREEDLEKEQPCKNFKRDSDKTGKGKDKGGKSDKESGKSEHADKKNDPCECIKKALEKCKKTKKSEAKEVVKEKESKKEKPKSLEPKKESTKKTGSKKGDSEKTDTKKDKPKKPDAKEDQSEKTDAKKKDSKKKDSKKGGNSGKPDPKKSKGPKSKKDCKKKPVVKCL